One part of the Sardina pilchardus chromosome 5, fSarPil1.1, whole genome shotgun sequence genome encodes these proteins:
- the LOC134079440 gene encoding signal-induced proliferation-associated 1-like protein 3, with product MGTVPEADSVSLWPLDMPLEDSTMQQGDDSGDVSRQLHYLETILGELKSDLSKERRDKLLLLAEVECLRKNNHHLLEESLFAYEELHKLKSTFSVAPGDVQ from the exons ATGGGGACGGTACCGGAGGCCGATTCAGTGAGCCTGTGGCCCCTCGACATGCCTCTTGAAGACTCCACCATGCAGCAGGG CGATGACTCGGGGGATGTCAGCAGGCAACTCCACTATCTGGAGACGATACTCGGAGAGCTCAAGAGCGACCTGAGCAAG gagaggagggataagctgctgctgctggcggaGGTGGAGTGTCTGCGTAAGAACAACCATCACCTGCTGGAGGAGTCGCTGTTCGCCTACGAGGAGCTGCACAAGCTCAAGAGCACCTTCAGCGTCGCGCCCGGGGACGTCCAATGA